aaattatctatgtgttggctaaaaaaacaacctaataTAATAACCCAAATACAAAGCCCAACTTAACAAAAGATATGTGTGTGATCTTTTATTTgcaggttggtgagccaactcgGCTCACTACGGattcaacccggatgagccggATTCTAGATGAGTCGAATAAAAAATCAAtctgtattgaaatttataaaaaaatttcaatccaatccaaatccATAATGAATCAAATTAGTTTGCAGATTTTAACCCATTTTGGTAGCTCTAGGTTAccttttttgtgattttttgtaATATTCGTTTCTTAAGTGTTTAAAATGTAACTCTGTGAGATTAATTGTAGTGGTTAGACTGTCATTGTCAGTTTTAGAAGTAATTATATCATTCACGtgatttttctatatatatttcCTAAACTGATGAAATTAGCATAATATACTAATAATGGacaatatatatcaaataaattttaagaagcTATAATGAACTTTTTGTATCTCATTGATTATctaaatgaaatttatataatttgtctCTGAAATGTGACACTGTATGTAAGTAatgtgttgaaaaaaaaaagttttgtagAAATGATTATACgattttattgtataaaatatCTCATTCAAAAACCCCATGGTAATGGACTCAGATTGAGAAACATCACGAGCAACACCAAAGAAAGAAAGACATGTCAGAAGTGCATAATTTTGCTGAGTGTATCATCCCAATACATACAGATGAAAATGTTGTCCCCTAGTTTACATGTCACTCTTTTTCTCTCTCGTTCACATGTTTGGGTCTTTTGGCATGCACTGATCATTTCAGTGTATACCTCTTCAATAATTCAATCATCTTCTTCTACACTATGGGAGTGGTGTGCATAGTCACACACCACAGGTCAAGGGAAAAGACATTGACCcaacaaacaaagaaaacaaaagaaagacaCAGATATACATGTAGAGAAACTCACGAgatgcaaaataaaaacaagccaAAAACAATTAAGTCAAAAGGACAAAAAAGCTACAAATCATATCTATCTACACTCACAACCTCAATAGATATTCTATTTAGAATTTAACCCCACCTACCGCCAAAGTAGTATTTCAAAATACTTTCTCtatcattttgttttttcagaAAATTAACGAAATACAAATATGTATACGAAACGAAAAAGACCACACAGAGAAAACCATGTTACATGTCAGTTATATGCTTCTGAATTAATCTGATAAATCTACTCCAAgaataatagttattatataATTCTTTGCATCTCCAATTTCCTAGGAATAGTTTTATAATGTTTTACTTTCAGTTAAATGTTtccctttattttatataaaagtataatatctCACAGTATATATTATccctttaatatatattaatcttcCTTCCCATGCACACTTTCTTTTCGTTATCTTTTAAATAGATGTATATGAATATTCACACACCTTGACAATGACATGATTATAATTTATGCAACAGATAGTGAATTGAACTTTtactttagtaatatttaagCCATTCCTCAGTGTTCAGTTCAAgattaaataaatgaagaaagaaaCCACTAATGCTGACTAACTCATAAAGAAAACCATTCAAAGGTTCCAAAGTTCACTGAAGAACTTTCATATGAAAAGACAATTGTCATGTCATTTTATAATACATGTAACTATAGTGAAAAAGCTACACTGAATAGCTTGTTCAGAAATCACAAAGACTCTATTTTAGAAACTGTCATCTCTAAAGCTTTCAAGATAAAATCAAACTAAGTATATTTATTTCCAAACTATGTATAAACACATATATCATcctaatttaacaaaaaaatttagaagTTCATAGGTGGTATAAAGAAAAGCAATGTCACCTATTACATCGAGATGAATCGAAAGCAGTTCCATTTTGGCATTCTCCTTTCCATTTCGTCGGAACAGGCTCCATTCCTTCATCACTGAAGCTCAGTGAGTCTGGCCACACACCTGCAAGTAGAACCACAGTGCAGACACGCACATACTAATTAACACATTGCTCACTGGTTTGGTTTGATGCTACTGATTAGTTATATAATTACATAACACATTATTTAGATAAATAGAGTAAAATGAGAACAGCCACACCGATAATTACAGTAATGCTATATTACCTTcataaagaaaggaaagaaaattatgaaaTCAGATATATTCGAAATATAATGATAAGAGacagaaagaaaagaaacattgTGGAAAAATGTTGTAAATAacaatcttttatttaattattttcaagatTAAAGCATAGACATATAAGGAAGATAAAATTTACCACTATCAATCATTCCTACTATGATATCTTTCCCATATTGTGCTCTGCTTAGCAAGTCTCCATTTTTCTGATCTGAGTTTTCTTTCCATGGATTCAAAGGCGTATCCAATCCCACGAATTCCCATGATCTGGTGGTGTGCAAAGAGTAGATCTTTGGCTGGTTCTTATGCACAAAAACCACTCCCTCCATTTCTGTCCATGTTTTCTTTCCAAGGTTAGACATACAGATAAATAAAAAGAGGTTCAAAGAGGAACAAAAAACTTAAAACCAAAACTGTTGAAGAATTATTTAGCTTTACCTGAGAGCTCATTGGCTTCTTTTGGGGTAAGCAATGCTGCAAAACCATTGATACTGTGTTTGTAACTATAAAGAAGGGAAGCTCGTGCTTCCTCCTCAGTTTCTTTAACAGAAAGCAAAAAAGCGTGATGGGTATTCTCAACTTCATCTGTTTTATCACTATGAATGCTGTGATCTCGGAACAACTCAACTACATAAACCTGTGTGAACACGAGAAAGATTGTTTCACATTAGAGTATAATCCACATGGAAAACCAGAAGACAgagagtaaaagaaaaaagagtgaGAAGGATATAGTAGATGAAAAATGAAAGACCTGCTTCCTGTTGCTGCATGAGGCCAAGGGAAGGAGAAGGTGGAGAAAAAGTAAGAAGTAAGTTGCTGAATTAGTTCTCTTAATTGCCATTTGTCCACAAATGCAGAATGATTATGATAATGAGATATTTATATCAGAGGTTCCAGGAAATCTCTCAGTGCTCTTATCTGTAGAATCTGGACCTAAGTGTAAGCTTCATTATTAAACGACAAGATTTTAAAGGTATGATATTTTCATAGGTCTTTCCATATAAGACATAACTCTCGTGATGAGTGATATACATTAGATATATGGATAATGTGACTACTGTAGACCTAAATTAGCTTCTGTTGAAGATTCCCATATTAGCAAGATTTGGACGGATTTCATACATTTATAAGGATTTAATAGACTTACATGTAGTTTAGAAAAAGGAAGTATAAATAATACTGTGTATCTTTGTTTTTTTAGGAAATACGTATTTGTTTATTATCTGTTTTGTAAAACTAAGTGAATAAAACcatatataatgtaaaaaaaaaatgtagaatgaATAAGAGAGAAACATAAATACatacaagaaataaaaacatatatttaaagaGTCTGCTTGTTAGCCTTTGTTTCTATAAGAAAATTATCCTAACATATaatcttttactttatttttctttctagtagagtataatttcttttaagtagtttaattttaacgagtttcttgtaatttttcaattaggaaataaaaaacataattttttattatacaaaaaaGTTTAGTAAAGAGGTTCATCCCATATGTTAAGAATAGATTTTCCTATTTGCTttcataaaacaatattttcaacaacattGATTCTAGGCCCtcgttttatttgaaaaatattaatttttgttatgtagttaaatatataatagttaggcaaaaatacttaaatttttaccggacaaaaaaatagtaaattaatatCATCCCCTGTGAAACTAATAAAGTCAaggatatatttatatacaatacAAAGCCCGAGAAggaaacaaaatatcaaaacagCATTAGAAGATGAAGTCCACACCTCGCAAAATCCATACATGAATCAACAACATTGGTTTCATTTGATTTACTCAAAATGTTCTTAAAATTGTGGATTCTCAACATATGATGACAAATCTTAAGTATGTGTAAGAAGTAGTTCTGCATTTTCTAATGACGGATTATGAtactttgataatttttttttataaagtttgataaaattatttttttaacacattaattttttcttttaagtcacatcaaatctttattttatctattccAATCTATTACATGGTGTGTCTCTCGTAATAAACAAAGCACGTATAATTAGAGCAAACACCTAGTGGTGAAGAGATTATTGCAAATTTACTATCTCTGCATATGTTACTACGAATATTTCCTATTTTTGTCAAGCATTTTGCTGAGACCTTTCAGTCTCTCTCTCTTCATGACTTGCTGTTAGGGTCTACCTGCTTTTAACTCTCTGAACTCTCACGATTCCTTGAAGAAAATGAGTTCACacttatggatttttttttttttttatatttttctcgtCCAAgaattttttaactattgtaATTCTTTCATGCCTCAAATAGCTAAAAGTTCAAACcatttctcaaaaaaaaaaaaaaatcaagtttcgTGTCAGTGCTTGTGCAGAGTCCAAATACTGTGCACATGCTCAAGACGCTGATCTGCTTTCATTGGGGGCAGTATAAAGgaagattaaaatattactttggTGCCATAGTGAAaggataatttattttcttttaaaaaatttgtcaaaacttTTTTGGTATTAATATACTTAAGAACTTTTGGTGTTACCTCCCTCCAGttacatatatatattgataaattGATCTCACTAAGGATGAACTAAATAAGTATCAGTTAGAGATTTTCGCAGCatcactaaaatattttttttttccatttgaaATTCAACCGTTTTCATCTTAACCTGATTAACTGTGTAGAACATATGTAGTTAAAAACTACTTCTCAAAAGCTTTGGTCTAACCATTGACTTTTGTAGTTTTTACTGGCAAAAAATAAGTTAGCATTCTTTGTTGGATCATTGGGGCATGCAAGTTTGTAAACGGGGACAATTTAATTCTCAAATATGATTTAGTagctaaattaaaaaaagagagtaagaaTTCATTCCtcaattttattactaaaagtTAAATTGGTTTCAAAAAGCacaatttagtctcaaattaACACTTAAACACAATGATGCAGTGACAAAATTATACTTTCAAAAAAGTGGGGCAAACCATAATATTGAATCCATTGACATGTAGAACTCGCTTACccgtttaaaaaaaaacttgcatttTTGTATATCGGTTACTTTTTTCCAAACTTCTGCATGAACgttcaaattattgtatgactggaaaagataaatactctgtatttttaaatatgaatatgatgaaaatgtttaattatcaatttatcactttgaatttgttaaaaattttcaatttgttagacattaaaaactttatcataaaaaaaaaaaaacaagacgAGATAGCCCGCGAGCTCGCACTTATGCAAAGCAGACCAAACTTTTTAGCATGTTCAAAATACAAAACAGACCAATCCAACCCGCATTTTATGAACTAAGTGTATACCAGACCTAAATGGTCAGACAGATATGCAATACCACCCATAACTTTTATACCAAAGGATAAAATCGAGGTAACTAAAAGTTGTTCCCTAAGGCTCTTTTCGCTTGAGAAGATGGATTTATGTGGATTTGTGTAGAtgaatatgtgttttttttagtgaatttagAGGTATAACAAATGGATTTGAAgatgaattttgtaaaagtaaatgagtgatttgagtgatatattatagattaaaaaagaagttataataaataaagtttaaaaatgatcaaactacccttttaataaaaataaaatataatttttaaataaataaaaaataataaattttaataatatttttatttttattattaattattatataaatatattaataataattatatatatatatatatatatattaattattgtgttacacatatatatttttataattattaattattatatacatatattattaataataactattattaatgACAAACAcgtaaataagataaaaaataaaatataaagcgATAAATTAGTAAAATGCAACTTTATTCACTCAAATCCGTTCATCAACGGAAAAATGAcgcttttattaaatttgaaaaatctttcaTCTCAAATCACCACATTTCACCataatcaaacataaatttaactaaaaatacaTCGCTCCGAATCCGACTAATAATTCAAATCAATCGAGACGAACAGAGCCTAAATATTGTGATGTTCTATTTAATTCAGATATATAAAGAAGAcaaagaagtaaaataaaaaataaaaggtttaaaaCAAAGTTAATATATTCCCAGAATCACAGAGGGTGAAAGTACTAATGTCAGGACTGACAGGGCATGCGGTTAAAGAAGGAACACATGGTTCAGGGATGGAAGATGTCATTATTTTCATctagaaaattagaaaagaaaaaaaatagataaaagaaaacgACTTGAAGATTAAAACATTTGGTATTAGTCCAATTACAGCggagaaataagataaaatcatATGGGGAGaacatttttttctccaaaCTGAATTTAATATAGTGAAGGATGACAACTCTGACATTTGAACAACATTATAGATTTTCCTTCTATCTTCAACCATGTtatggttaaaaaaaataacactctccaattttttctaaaataggGATATAAAGACGTGCCGAGACTCAAATTTCTCTCTTACCAAAGTTTGCATAATTGCTTGCATAAGCAACCGTTCCCCTTAGTGTTTTTAACTGTTTTTGAAGAAAACCTGTGAACCTTTTCGTAGCATTCACGACTTTAGATTCTCTTATTAATAGCTAGAGTGATCTCACTTTCAGcacttttaaaaagtttaagcaATCAAATTCGTTTTAACCCCCAATATTAACatcataaatgattaaatttctACACTTACGAAAATACTAAGAAGCATCACAATTAATTgctcatgaaaaaaaaaaactaaagaaatgaTTAAGCAATTATATAATCAAAGAAAGAGCAacgtaaaaaatattaaaaaaatgacaaattaGTTAGAACAAGttgagattttattttactattacttCGATGTTAAGAATTTAATGGCCCGACCCGACCCATAAAGGTACAATTTCCTAAGCATGGTCTCACCGCTTAGATCTAATATAAAcagtgaattttatttataatattttcccAATTCCATGATTTTTTCTTTACCTCTAAATCCAATGGCAACCGTACGATCAAACTCGATCACGGTCTTCTTCGTCGTTTTCATTCTCTTCGCAACCGCACCATCTCCTTCTCAATCCATATCTTTCTCCTCTTACTTCCGTTACCGAGACCTCTTCTCCCTTTCGCATTCCCTTCTCATCGGTGTCGCCAACCTCCGGGCCTCGCGCGGCGATGTTGTTGGCGCCGACCGAGCCAGGGCCATGGCCAACAGCCTCGACCGGGGAACCATCTTCGGCTTCGTCAAACTCCTCTGGACGTGGTCGTGGACGGACTTGTCCTTCACGGACCTCTACGGCGTCGTTTCGGACATGAACGAGTTGCTGAGGGGCTTGACTGAGTTGACTCGTTTGGAATCGGTCGCGGAAAGGTCCGCTTGGATTTCACGAAATTACCAGAGTGTCCTCACCGTCTCAAAGTCGCTCTCCAGCAAGCTCCTCAAAGCGTTTCGCCAGTCGGTACGTAAAACGcctgttttcttatatttacattttttaataattctaaAAGTGCttttgagacaaaaattaagttatttaagTAATACTTATAGGACATTTGTTATTATAGAAACATTTCAATAGTTtctaaaatatacttatttttttaaaccttTTACAAGTTCAAAATGTATACAAATTTTCTTCTACAAAAACAGAAGCACGTATTTATTTGCTTCCTAATGTCCTTAATATATTAGCGACTTCTGACTTAATAAATTTTGCTTATGTCTTTATTAAAaacttcttattacataattatacatatcattaaaaattaacttagtttattatatttgattttttaaatatcaatatatcaaatttactgcaatttttaataacttttaaaatttactttttattaataaaaaacacgtatttataatatttaataaagtaaacaaagaaattaGTGCTGCATACAAATTATAGaatcttttataattaattaattcaatcaattatttattttacccttttagttcatatataaaaaaaaatggtatgtTTGAATCCTGATTTatgtttcttgtttttattttagtttatataaaaaaaaaaatggtcagTTTCAATCCGAATGTATGCTTGCTAGGTCTGTTCCTTGTTAGCATTAAACAACAATGTCCCACAGTATAAAATAGCTAAGTTTTTCTCTCCAGCAGTGACAAATTGCTACCAAAAAAAGGGGACTAAACTTGTAACTTAAAATGAAGGCTTTTATAGGATCAGAACACAGgaaacaaattgatttttttgttttttaagtttataactAAACGTAGATGTATGCTATAATACAACCTTGTTATATGTGGTTATGGCGTTAGTGATGAACTTTAACTTGTGGGGAATGACAGGGAGTGATGAGGGAAATGGGGGAGACGTTTCAGAAAGAGGTGGTGGAAGGAGGATTAATCAGGGATTGTCTAGAATTGGGTAACAATGATTTAAAGGCTTTGCTTCAGCTTGTCAAAGATTTGTTGTTGCAATTCTTTCCTGTTAATGGTAAAGACTCTGATCTATAGCTGGGGATTTGGATCATCAAGAATTTTAAGGATTATGTAACTGCTGAACTTATAAGTGACtaaaattcaatttcattttttgctTTCACTCTGTTTTTCTTAGGATACTAGATTTCAGCAGGAATTAACGCTTAAATTTACTGTTATAACAATGGAATGAGGACATTGTAAATATGAAGTGTTTGTTTGACAGAAGCTTGGTTATGGATTTTATTTGGAacgagttaaaaaaaatgtcataattTCTCTTACGGTAAAATTTTAATAAGCTCAGAGCAGAATCTGCAGCTTCTTATGCTCCAATTTCCTAAATGGTAGAGGAAGTAGAATAAAGCTGTACGGAAGCGAACTCATATTTGTAATACAAACATGTCTCCCAATAGCCCTCTAATGGACTATTGCTTCTTGCACCTCCTTTTGTTTTCATGCACCCTCATAAGATTCATAAATccttgttaaaaaatattaaataaacgtaaatatctttttaattcttCCTTCACGTAAACTAATCACCAACTTCACCTCCAACTGCAATTCCTTATATGCATGTTTTTAAACACATTTcgaattatatattttggaagatataatcaaatttaaaaatatctttcaaaatatattttaaaaactatatttgGAATTTTACCTTTCAAAAGATAAttctaaattagaaatattttttaaaatacacaatttaaaatacctcatcaaattttgttagaccTCGTCAATCACCAAATACAGGCGCATATCA
This portion of the Vigna unguiculata cultivar IT97K-499-35 chromosome 6, ASM411807v1, whole genome shotgun sequence genome encodes:
- the LOC114187365 gene encoding uncharacterized protein LOC114187365, with the translated sequence MIFSLPLNPMATVRSNSITVFFVVFILFATAPSPSQSISFSSYFRYRDLFSLSHSLLIGVANLRASRGDVVGADRARAMANSLDRGTIFGFVKLLWTWSWTDLSFTDLYGVVSDMNELLRGLTELTRLESVAERSAWISRNYQSVLTVSKSLSSKLLKAFRQSGVMREMGETFQKEVVEGGLIRDCLELGNNDLKALLQLVKDLLLQFFPVNGKDSDL